The genomic stretch AGCTCCGGCCTGATCGCGCGACCTCTTCACCGACCTCAGCGGCCTTCGGGACGCTGGGGTGTGGGCGTTCCGTCTCGGTGAGTGCCGTGGGGCGCTCGGCGGCGTTGAATCGGGCTCAGCGGCAGCAGCCTCTCGCCCGTCATCGAGCACCAGACACACGCGCCGTCGCACTTGCCGCAATCGGCCTTGTCGCAGACCCCGGTCCGGCTCTCTGCTCCTCCGCAGCAGCAGCCTCTCGCCCGTCATCGAGCACCAGACACACGCGCCGTCGCACTTGCCGCAATCGGCCTTGTCGCAGACCCCGGTCCGGCTCTTGCTCCTCTGCGCGGCTCTTGCTCCTCTGTGCTCGCGTTCGCTTCGGTTCGGCTCTTGCTTCGCGCGCAATCGGCCTTGTCACAGACCCCGGTCCGGCTCTTGCTCCTCTCACATGTTGCTTGCTCCTCTCACATGTTGCTCCGCGCGGTCGGCCGCTGGACCGGCGCGCGGCCGATCCGGCCTTGTCACAGACCCCGGTCCGGCTCTTGCTCCCCGGCCGCGTTCGCTTCGGTTCGGCTCTTGCTTCGCGCGGTCGGCCGCTGGACCGGCGCGCGGCCGATCCAGCGGTCGAATCGCATCAACGAGCGATGAGCTGGATGCCGTTGACCGCGGCGGTGGGCAGCGTGGCGGCGCCGGTGGCTGCGAGGTCCAGCGTGAGGGTGTCCTCGGTGTGCATCGGCGAGACGTAGTAGTTGCCGCCGTCGCCCGCGCCCTCGAGCAAGTCGTAGGTGCCGTCGAAGGTGGGCATGACCGCGCCCATGACGCTGTCGGAGCCGACGTCGAGGGTGAAGGTGGCCATGTGGCTCGCGGGGAAGCCGCCGCCACGACCGATGTAGACGACGACGTCGTAGCCGTCCGGGAAGTGCGCGTTGAGGTTCTCGATCGTGAACGTGGCGTCGCCCATGCGCTGCCAGGACCGGCAGCCCTGGAACATCATGGTGTGATCCGCTGACGGTCCACCCGAGAGCGTGGTGGTCTCGATGTCCTGACAGGACCAGCTCACCGCGACGCCAGTGGCGACGCCGTCCGCGCCGACCAGGTCGGCCTTCATGCCATCGTCACCCTGCCCCGGGCCCGCGCCGAGCGCGTTGTTCCAGCTCGCCGTCGGAGTCTGCCCGGCCTCGTCCGTCTCCTCGAGGGTGGGCGAGTCGTCCCAGCTCACGCCGATTGTGGACGGGATGGCCGTCTCGCAGGTGTCCCCACGGAAGCCGGTTCCGTCGCAGTCGCAGACCGGCGCGTCTGCCGGGGCGGAGCAGGTGCCGCCGTTCATGCAGGGGTTCGGGTCACACGGGTCCGGTCGGCCCGCGTCACCGGGACCCGCGTCGTCGTCGCCAGGCCCCGCGTCGTCGTCGCCAGGCCCCGCGTCGCTCGAGATGCCGGAGTCGTCGCCGACCCCGGTATCCGGGGGGGTCACGACGCCGTCGTCACACCCGCCCAGAAGGAGAAGAATTCCACAAACTAGGATTATTACCCTGTACATGAAACCAGGATACAGCAGATCGGGCGAGCTCAGAAGAGGATCGAGCAGCTCGCGGTGGTCTCGGCGGTGTTGTTCTCGTCGCGGCACTCGACCAGCTCCGCGGGGTCGTTGGCGGTGACGCGGAAGCGCTCGTCG from Sandaracinaceae bacterium encodes the following:
- a CDS encoding calcium-binding EGF-like domain-containing protein, with product MTPPDTGVGDDSGISSDAGPGDDDAGPGDDDAGPGDAGRPDPCDPNPCMNGGTCSAPADAPVCDCDGTGFRGDTCETAIPSTIGVSWDDSPTLEETDEAGQTPTASWNNALGAGPGQGDDGMKADLVGADGVATGVAVSWSCQDIETTTLSGGPSADHTMMFQGCRSWQRMGDATFTIENLNAHFPDGYDVVVYIGRGGGFPASHMATFTLDVGSDSVMGAVMPTFDGTYDLLEGAGDGGNYYVSPMHTEDTLTLDLAATGAATLPTAAVNGIQLIAR